The Podospora pseudocomata strain CBS 415.72m chromosome 1 map unlocalized CBS415.72m_1, whole genome shotgun sequence genome has a segment encoding these proteins:
- the RLR1 gene encoding THO2 plays a role in transcriptional elongation (EggNog:ENOG503NW2W; BUSCO:EOG092605VL; COG:K), protein MMGPQRKRKDRVPPDSGSSRPSPHRPQDTSLGQHDRSFDGGNRNNRAGAGGGGGGNRNLRRENRRDSSQSHIAPPPSSSAPASISPTMARPSSASSQTPLPPLTTTVTPTPAPQSAPPSPILVDEDYTIVTDDCISRWSKGARQQIIEHGVQSREDEDLTEVASIFQELVWSVNTGRLRGADAGGVVREILGPEPSEEEREAGAFDPHTLFLDTVGSYSDTQTDSVRQQFQDFMMASGVSLSLMRVALDPSVLAPLELVRDTFFRMSIRTSTNLLYRQASYNLLREETEGFSKLVTEIFTTCSNEPASSEVVQDTFNKVMGLIGTFDLNPGRVLDITLDVFAAILVKQFRFFIKFLRFSSWWPRSQLTLPTDTYVGGLPLWAHPDHESPFNSEEEDAMAAAQRLQRDIAFWERARQVKLDAFFELGGRQLTAADEERLANGTAAKNAESEIEQEWIRITRTLPPCGNRDAAQMLGFKLRFYTSDARDPEDTLPANLLYLTALLIKVGFISLTDIWNFIWPRDEEMEETRAEKMKELEDKERANRPGAAKNALMMAGALPDEGPSGQPINSSRRDAASNKADTEMKGADSTEDKPKLPKPQDQKLHLLHCLLIIGALPEALFMIGRHDWVLEADPETVTLLHRILRHSIDVVYNQSRPTAAASTDCPPKAMPDMDQSGVTKGSIRVSTAPPKRPLKWPHVDKNDHDGSNYRFYWDEWADNVPVCQTVDDLFTLFDTLMNVVGVNIGLDADLMAKLSSIGTKSLADDQSPENVSRWLDILKRLLVPALSLGETNTSVADSVWNLLKQYPISIRYNIYAEWYQGSISRLEPIRKAFAKTRLETLSILKRLSLTNIPEMAKSLAKIAYPSPGIVCKVSLSQIESYSNFIEAFVECTKYFTDLGYDVLVWSVLSSLGGQQRSRTQEDSVLLTSRWLQALSKFSGRVFQRYANVDSSPILRYVHNQLLQGNSTDLVILKELVVSMGGVVSDLDFTDAQLHAMTGGELLRRETLINLGDKRAASTRSAERLMRALTSSKLAGQLLINIAQYRQNAIYAEEGGARIKYLATVVDDTHQILLQYLDLLKSNLDAVTFNNLVPDILQLMRDFGLEANLAFLIRRSSIRWEVKGSANSTELAKVAADEDGDVAMDAADENGASGSDGAENGSPKTPENRVPESLAEALAPLIEEIPSVLPQQDWRYISPSFYVFFWSLHLGNLLFPQESYQVENSRLIKQAEEVMRDRTDMTRHGMNKKTQKRNEILDRQKLLLKEMNEGLTRFSKARVHLGRQVDSWFPAPITKADAASDAVLEECILPRLHLSPLDAEFCFRLVKFLHEFSTSNFKLMSLYDRLFNHNRLRAIIFTCTVREAEHVGRFLKLILGDLSKWHGDKNAYEKEALGLKEVSKTRQYLGFATAFDADGKPTEFVEHDAFKDLLFKWHKELNTALRSCLNGMEWMHIRNAITVLKSVIDYFPAINFMADKFLEQLKTITEREAASKNASESEMGHRVDLSVTAQTAYSELQKRKSKWILVQAFRPGAKGDSTPTPGLRGSAAEFKPAGSRAHQAEVEDGEVTKDGAGKKKSDSRARDEKHILPKPPPPREPLRESNGPGQRVGPANGPSGKPNSSRSNPTGPASSGGRPERHERHERPERPEPPKFSTLPPVGHGLPNKPDLPARPEPAFPRGANDRFGATRHDRREPSARDARDFSRDSRDSRDSRELREARDSRDAHPAHPPLPSHPSHARDARDPRDPHGPREARDFRAPEVPRSERPRDFSSDRRATDAGPRDPARASERDWSTRSELPPRWNEHGAPADRDARGPRDRAPHASGRHDPRGPREPPVGQSPQNSSASNASQDPPTHPDRARAIADADRPDIINPARAALINDSRDAPPRSGHRDQLRDRPGRTESPRRTDHSAANAAQPDNSRDERHGRHRHSDHHNTSREGRPDSLPSHPRQDRTQDHGSSHSRPDRNTDHTQPHGRQDRNIENAPSQPRQDRNIDNAPSQPRSDRNAERDDRTAGSRDASFGGPPRSDPDHGRLNQQDPNYGRLQPIQSVVDMPTGAPPSGPRGRGGRNTNRMGPANGVSMRPDTRPSVPESVRPASPERQVPTGPAAGRQRQQQRGNQFEKTNSPTVPTAPAAGVHPDRMRHITNQQAPSAPSPPPGPPTGPSGIHPDRLNQISGTPSGTASHSRPPINTPDRPSMSAPNTGSRQAPPPLNTDFATPTGPAASNDRMRSGGRQLRNIQNMIDKTSMENNRGPGLRMSRSRPNLAGSDAQILAGSSPVTTPVQERPEPFPRDSGRRDVNVDRAPAAPVPIQVVGDSRSNGDDYGSSRNEHDRSRREHRSDRSNRPSRTSSRERNPDRDRDAKEPRDYNHRRSGVSSSGVPSAGRDDRDPNAPRRSGRESLPGGGGRDMPPAGPREPTHRGSNRSDGNAGPRSDAVQPGRNDGHGGGGQDYGSGRTGPPRGGMPQPRDSRGPPRQPSDQHGDGRNGGNDRKRRSEGLDSGNHQDKRPRRS, encoded by the exons ATGATGGGCCcgcagaggaagagaaaagatcGGGTCCCACCAGACTCGGGGTCATCTAGACCTTCCCCGCATCGTCCTCAGGATACCTCACTAGGGCAGCACGACCGAAGCTTTGATGGGGGCAACCGCAACAATCGGGCAGGAGcaggtggcggcggtggtgggaacAGAAACCTCCGGAGAGAGAATCGTCGCGACTCTTCTCAATCTCATATtgcgcctcctccatcatcaagcGCTCCGGCTTCAATATCTCCAACCATGGCTCGACCATCGAGTGCCTCTTCGCAAACCCCTCTACCTCCTTTGACGACAACCGTcaccccaacaccagcaccccaGTCAgcacccccatctcccattctggttgatgaggattaTACCATCGTCACCGACGACTGCATTAGCAGATGGAGCAAGGGCGCCCGCCAACAGATCATCGAGCATGGTGTCCAATCTcgcgaggacgaggatctTACCGAGGTCGCTTCCATCTTCCAGGAGCTTGTCTGGTCAGTCAACACCGGCAGGCTACGCGGCGCCGACGCTGGCGGTGTCGTGAGGGAAATCCTGGGGCCTGAGCcgtcggaggaggagcgcgaAGCTGGGGCTTTCGACCCGCATACTTTGTTCTTGGACACAGTTGGCAGTTATTCCGACACCCAGACGGACTCCGTACGACAGCAGTTTCAGGATTTCATGATGGCTAGCGGGGTCTCTCTGTCCCTTATGCGCGTCGCTCTTGACCCTTCAGTTCTGGCGCCTCTCGAGCTGGTTCGCGACACCTTTTTTAGAATGAGTATTCGCACCTCCACCAATTTGCTCTACCGCCAGGCAAGTTACAACCTGTTGCGTGAGGAAACCGAGGGCTTCTCCAAGCTAGTGACGGAAATCTTCACCACGTGTTCCAACGAGCCGGCCTCTTCGGAGGTTGTACAGGATACTTTTAACAAGGTTATGGGCCTTATTGGGACCTTCGATCTGAATCCCGGCCGAGTTCTCGACATTACATTGGATGTGTTTGCCGCCATTCTGGTCAAGCAGTTCCGTTTCTTCATCAAGTTTCTTCGCTTCAGCTCGTGGTGGCCGCGAAGCCAACTCACATTGCCAACTGATACCTACGTTGGCGGGCTTCCATTATGGGCCCACCCAGATCACGAGAGTCCATTCAacagtgaggaggaggatgcgatggcggcggccCAGCGTTTGCAACGAGATATCGCCTTCTGGGAGAGGGCCCGCCAAGTCAAACTCGACGCCTTCTTTGAACTGGGTGGTAGACAGCTTACTGCTGCCGACGAAGAACGACTGGCGAACGGCACTGCTGCAAAGAACGCAGAATCCGAGATTGAGCAGGAGTGGATTAGGATCACCAGAACACTTCCGCCTTGCGGTAACCGCGACGCCGCTCAGATGCTTGGCTTCAAGTTGCGCTTTTACACGTCGGATGCCAGAGACCCAGAAGATACCCTTCCCGCCAACCTATTGTACCTCACAGCACTCTTGATCAAAGTGGGTTTCATATCCTTGACAGATATCTGGAACTTTATCTGGCCCCgcgacgaggagatggaggaaaCTAGAGCCGAAAAAatgaaggagctggaggacaAAGAAAGGGCTAATCGCCCTGGCGCCGCCAAGAATGCTCTGATGATGGCTGGTGCTCTACCGGACGAGGGCCCCTCCGGCCAGCCCATCAACTCTTCCCGCCGCGATGCCGCTTCAAACAAGGCCGATACGGAAATGAAGGGTGCGGACTCTACGGAAGACAAGCCGAAGCTCCCCAAGCCTCAGGACCAAAAGCTTCATCTTCTCCACTGTCTTCTTATCATCGGTGCTCTTCCAGAGGCGCTTTTTATGATTGGACGACACGACTGGGTTCTTGAGGCCGATCCGGAAACTGTGACCTTGCTTCACCGAATCCTTAGACACTCTATCGATGTTGTCTACAACCAGAGCCGCCCGACGGCAGCGGCGTCAACCGACTGCCCCCCCAAAGCAATGCCTGACATGGATCAGAGTGGTGTGACTAAAGGCAGTATCAGGGTCAGCACGGCACCTCCTAAGCGTCCTTTGAAGTGGCCTCACGTCGACAAGAATGATCACGACGGCTCCAACTACCGGTTCTATTGGGACGAGTGGGCTGATAACGTCCCTGTTTGTCAGACAGTCGACGATCTGTTTACCCTCTTCGATACCCTGATGAATGTGGTGGGCGTCAACATCGGCCTGGATGCTGATCTGATGGCCAAACTTAGCAGCATCGGCACCAAAAGTCTTGCAGATGATCAATCGCCAGAAAATGTCAGCCGGTGGCTTGATATTCTCAAACGTCTCTTGGTGCCAGCGCTGAGCCTGGGGGAAACCAACACTTCGGTGGCTGACAGTGTGTGGAACCTTCTCAAGCAATATCCCATCAGCATTCGGTACAACATCTATGCCGAGTGGTACCAAGGGTCTATTTCTCGACTAGAACCCATTCGAAAGGCTTTTGCAAAGACCAGATTGGAGACACTCAGCATTCTCAAGCGGTTGTCGCTCACCAACATTCCGGAAATGGCCAAGAGTCTGGCCAAGATTGCTTATCCATCCCCAGGAATCGTCTGCAAAGTCTCACTCTCCCAAATCGAATCCTACAGCAACTTCATCGAGGCTTTTGTCGAATGCACCAAGTACTTTACGGATCTTGGATATGACGTCTTGGTCTGGTCGGTGCTGAGCTCTCTCGGTGGCCAACAGAGAAGTCGTACTCAGGAGGACTCAGTTCTGCTCACGAGCAGATGGTTACAAGCGCTGTCCAAGTTTTCCGGCAGAGTCTTTCAGCGCTATGCCAATGTTGACTCGTCTCCAATCCTTCGATATGTTcacaaccaactcctccaagGAAACTCGACTGATCTCGTCATTTTGAAGGAGCTGGTCGTGTCAATGGGCGGTGTCGTGTCCGACCTTGACTTCACGGATGCCCAGTTGCACGCTATGACGGGTGGCGAGTTACTTCGGCGTGAGACTCTGATCAATCTCGGCGACAAGCGGGCGGCGTCTACTCGCAGCGCTGAGCGTCTCATGAGGGCGTTGACGAGCTCCAAGTTAGCAGGCCAActtctcatcaacatcgcTCAGTACCGGCAGAACGCCATCTATGCTGAGGAAGGCGGTGCACGTATCAAATACTTGGCCACAGTCGTTGACGACACCCATCAGATTCTCCTCCAGTATCTCGATCTACTGAAGAGCAACCTAGATGCCGTCACCTTCAACAATCTCGTCCCCGACATCCTCCAGCTCATGCGGGACTTTGGCTTGGAGGCCAACCTTGCCTTTTTGATTCGGCGGTCCAGCATTCGCTGGGAAGTGAAGGGCTCCGCCAACTCAACCGAGCTCGCCAAGGTCGCTGCggacgaggatggtgatgttgcaaTGGATGCGGCTGATGAGAACGGGGCCTCTGGCTCAGATGGCGCTGAGAATGGCTCGcccaaaacccccgagaaccGTGTGCCAGAGTCTTTAGCTGAGGCCCTCGCGCCACTCATCGAAGAGATACCCAGTGTGCTCCCACAACAGGATTGGCGATACATCAGCCCATCGTTCTACGTCTTCTTCTGGTCACTCCACCTAGGCAACCTACTCTTCCCCCAGGAAAGTTACCAAGTGGAGAATAGCAGACTCATCAAGCAGGCAGAAGAAGTCATGAGGGACAGAACGGACATGACTCGGCACGGGATGAACAAGAAGACCCAGAAACGGAACGAGATCTTGGATCGCCAAAAGCTTCTCTTGAAGGAGATGAACGAAGGCCTCACCCGTTTCTCCAAAGCTAGAGTACACCTCGGCAGACAAGTCGACAGCTGGTTTCCAGCGCCCATCACCAAGGCTGATGCAGCATCGGACGCGGTTCTCGAGGAGTGCATCTTACCCCGTTTGCACCTCTCACCGTTGGATGCCGAATTCTGCTTCAGACTGGTCAAGTTTTTGCACGAGTTCTCTACTTCAAACTTCAAGCTCATGTCACTCTACGATCGActcttcaaccacaaccgTCTCCgggccatcatcttcacctgCACCGTCCGCGAAGCTGAACATGTTGGCCGGTTCTTGAAGCTCATCCTTGGCGACCTGTCCAAGTGGCATGGTGATAAGAATGCTTACGAAAAGGAGGCCCTGGGCCTGAAGGAGGTTAGCAAAACTCGCCAGTACCTTGGTTTTGCAACCGCTTTCGACGCGGATGGAAAGCCAACCGAGTTTGTCGAGCATGATGCCTTCAAAGATCTGCTGTTCAAATGGCACAAAGAACTGAACACCGCCTTGAGATCTTGCCTGAATGGCATGGAATGGATGCATATTCGCAATGCCATCACCGTTCTCAAGTCCGTCATTGATTACTTCCCCGCCATCAACTTCATGGCCGACAAATTTCTGGAGCAGCTCAAGACCATCACTGAACGTGAAGCTGCTTCCAAGAATGCATCCGAATCCGAAATGGGCCACCGTGTTGATCTTTCTGTCACAGCGCAGACTGCCTACTCCGAACTACAGAAGAGAAAGTCGAAATGGATCCTTGTTCAGGCATTCAGGCCAGGCGCT AAGGGCGATTCGACACCAACGCCTGGGCTCCGTGGCTCCGCAGCAGAATTCAAGCCAGCCGGCTCTCGCGCGCACCAAGCCGAAGTTGAAGACGGCGAAGTTACCAAGGACGGAGcaggcaagaagaagagtgaTTCAAGGGCAAGGGATGAAAAGCACATCCTGCCgaaacccccacccccgcggGAACCTCTGCGAGAGTCTAATGGACCTGGTCAGAGGGTGGGCCCAGCCAACGGCCCATCTGGAAAGCCGAACAGTTCTCGATCGAACCCAACCGGGCCAGCATCTTCTGGTGGCCGCCCTGAACGGCATGAGCGACATGAGCGTCCGGAGCGGCCGGAACCACCCAAGTTCTCTACCCTCCCACCAGTTGGTCATGGCCTACCAAACAAACCAGATCTTCCGGCTAGGCCCGAGCCTGCTTTCCCAAGAGGCGCCAACGATAGGTTTGGAGCGACGCGTCACGATAGGCGTGAGCCTTCAGCTCGCGACGCCCGTGATTTCAGCAGGGACAGTCGCGACTCTCGTGATTCTCGGGAGCTGAGAGAAGCCAGGGATTCACGGGATGCCCATCCAGcacacccaccccttccttctcaCCCATCGCACGCACGTGATGCCCGTGATCCTCGCGATCCCCATGGTCCTCGTGAGGCTAGAGATTTCCGCGCTCCAGAAGTTCCACGGTCAGAGCGGCCTCGAGACTTTTCGTCTGATCGACGAGCCACTGATGCTGGTCCGCGGGACCCTGCTCGCGCTTCAGAGAGAGATTGGTCAACCCGCAGTGAACTGCCACCTCGATGGAATGAGCACGGTGCGCCCGCTGACAGAGACGCCCGTGGTCCTCGTGACCGGGCGCCACATGCTTCTGGTCGACATGATCCAAGAGGACCTAGAGAACCACCAGTGGGACAATCTCCTCAGAACAGTTCGGCATCGAATGCGTCCCAAGATCCGCCCACTCATCCAGATCGTGCTCGTGCTATTGCGGATGCCGACCGgcccgacatcatcaacccagcTAGAGCCGCGCTCATCAACGACAGCAGAGATGCGCCTCCTCGTTCGGGTCATAGAGATCAGCTCCGCGATCGGCCTGGTCGGACTGAATCGCCCAGACGAACAGATCACTCCGCGGCGAATGCAGCACAGCCGGACAACTCGCGGGATGAGCGACATGGGCGTCACCGTCACTCGGATCATCATAATACGAGCCGGGAAGGTCGTCCAGACAGCTTACCATCGCATCCCCGTCAGGATCGCACTCAAGATCATGGCTCCTCACACTCTCGTCCGGATCGCAACACAGATCACACCCAGCCTCATGGACGCCAGGATCGCAACATTGAAAATGCCCCGTCCCAGCCTCGCCAGGATCGGAATATCGACAATGCGCCATCACAGCCCCGCTCGGACCGCAATGCTGAGCGCGATGACAGAACGGCGGGGTCTAGGGATGCTTCATTTGGTGGCCCGCCGCGCTCGGATCCGGACCATGGTAGGTTGAACCAGCAGGATCCCAACTACGGCCGgctccaacccatccagTCGGTGGTTGACATGCCTACCGGAGCTCCCCCGTCCGGACCCAGAGGTAGAGGTGGTAGGAACACAAACAGAATGGGTCCTGCCAACGGGGTGTCTATGCGTCCCGATACTAGGCCTTCTGTGCCAGAGTCAGTTCGCCCCGCGTCGCCTGAGCGTCAAGTGCCTACTGGGCCCGCGGCAggccggcagcggcagcaacagcgcgGTAACCAGTTTGAGAAAACTAACTCTCCCACTGTTCCTACAGCGCCTGCGGCAGGTGTTCATCCAGATAGAATGCGGCATATCACCAATCAGCAAGCGCCCAGCgcaccctccccgcctcctggACCACCCACTGGCCCGTCTGGTATCCACCCAGATCGTCTGAACCAGATCTCGGGTACTCCTTCCGGCACCGCATCTCACTCAAGGCCACCGATCAACACACCTGATCGGCCATCCATGTCGGCACCGAACACGGGGTCAAGGCAggcacctccacccctgAACACGGACTTTGCCACGCCTACCGGCCCAGCAGCGTCTAACGACCGCATGAGGTCCGGTGGGAGACAGCTTAGGAACATCCAAAACATGATTGACAAGACGTCTATGGAGAACAACCGCGGTCCTGGACTGCGGATGAGTCGCTCTCGTCCTAACTTGGCGGGTTCAGACGCGCAGATTCTCGCTGGTTCTTCTCCTGTCACGACTCCTGTTCAGGAACGCCCCGAGCCATTCCCGCGGGATTCTGGGCGCCGTGATGTGAATGTCGACCGTGCTCCAGCTGCACCTGTTCCTATTCAGGTGGTAGGAGACAGCCGGTCGAATGGAGACGACTATGGATCAAGCCGTAACGAGCACGACAGAAGTCGCCGGGAACATAGGAGTGATCGCAGCAACCGGCCATCTAGGACTAGCAGTCGAGAGCGCAATCCTGACCGTGACCGCGACGCCAAGGAGCCACGGGACTACAATCACAGGCGATCAGGCGTTTCTTCATCCGGCGTCCCGAGTGCTGGCCGTGATGATAGGGATCCGAATGCTCCCCGCCGCTCCGGCCGTGAATCTCTtccgggtggtgggggaagggaCATGCCGCCAGCTGGACCGCGCGAGCCTACTCATCGTGGCAGCAATCGCAGTGATGGCAATGCTGGTCCACGGAGCGATGCGGTACAGCCTGGAAGGAATGAtgggcatggtggtggtggtcaggaCTACGGCTCCGGTCGGACAGGCCCTCCACGCGGAGGCATGCCGCAGCCCAGGGACTCAAGAGGGCCTCCCAGGCAGCCCAGCGACCAGCATGGTGATGGACGGAATGGGGGGAATGATAGGAAGCGGAGGAGCGAAGGGTTGGACTCTGGGAATCATCAGGACAAGCGGCCACGTCGGAGTTAG
- a CDS encoding uncharacterized protein (EggNog:ENOG503P0P0) has translation MPPPTTPKRQTRSSHSSTSQESRNRRSNDSYGSNSTAPTSLYTSPRPSGLKRSPASTGSSGTSRSYDYRNDVSPTTSLDSRSSVETYASTTASSEDIATLDDKSLDYEYNSIPPLPVYRRELVEPNVRPSTPQDFAKLFPSLNRLTIRHDEFTSDGNMNLRIDTVVTGRRRTAIQLFHLRMYDLAKREFSLRRYSRDSGREVCNSKRKYTEPGAPSRPQSRDHNERPTLKRSMSTAIKNLGGGKPAIRRAKSGMAALGRPGTGYSSSDADDEIFHDRSNLSRLSLDHHKAQRPQPTNTIKLEFSNYARVDVHRRGSKNNKRYEFEWWGHKYSWKRHFDKQLNSVSFHLIRDGNSSAPVAHIVPETRSPSQVLADENAGGWVPPCFMWIADETIVDAITDVADVIMSTGLMTLVDDCIKERWQTKKVHHIPVPLIHKTVSFENINPRAIMQSIFGRRHSHSSDRPPSAPSSPLRFANPVPVY, from the exons atgcctcctccTACTACCCCCAAAAGGCAAACACGCTCAAGtcactcctccaccagccaggAATCTCGAAATAGGAGGAGTAACGACTCATATGGCTCTAACTCAACTGCGCCCACCTCCCTCTATACCTCGCCCCGTCCCTCTGGCTTGAAGCGCTCCCCCGCATCAACAGGAAGCAGTGGTACGTCCAGGAGTTACGACTACCGAAACGATGTCAGCCCTACCACTTCCCTCGACTCGCGCTCCTCCGTCGAGACATATGCCTCGACGACAGCTTCATCTGAGGATATTGCCACCCTGGACGACAAGTCGTTGGACTACGAGTACAACAGCATCCCGCCGCTTCCCGTGTACCGCCGCGAGCTTGTCGAGCCCAATGTCcgcccttcaaccccccaagACTTCGCCAAACTCTTCCCCTCGCTCAACCGCCTGACAATTCGCCATGATGAGTTTACTTCCGACGGAAACATGAACTTGCGGATCGACACAGTGGTGACGGGACGGAGGAGAACGGCCATCCAGCTCTTCCATCTTCGCATGTACGATCTGGCCAAGCGGGAATTCTCGCTTCGTCGGTACTCGAGGGATTCTGGTCGCGAGGTTTGCAACTCGAAGCGCAAGTACACTGAGCCGGGCGCTCCTTCGAGGCCCCAATCCAGGGATCACAATGAGAGGCCAACGCTGAAGCGCTCCATGTCGACCGCGATCAAGAacttgggtggtggaaagccGGCTATTCGCCGCGCGAAGTCGGGCATGGCAGCCTTGGGCCGCCCTGGCACGGGCTACTCATCTTCCGATGCCGATGATGAGATCTTCCATGATCGGAGCAACTTGTCTCGTCTGTCACTCGATCATCACAAGGCCCAGAGGCCGCAGCctaccaacaccatcaagctTGAGTTCAGCAACTATGCCCGCGTGGATGTGCATCGTCGGGGcagcaagaacaacaagCGCTACGAATTTGAGTGGTGGGGCCACAAGTACAGCTGGAAGCGTCACTTTGACAAGCAGCTGAACTCGGTGTCCTTCCACTTGATCCGAGACGGGAACTCCAGCGCGCCGGTCGCGCATATCGTTCCCGAGACAAGGTCTCCCAGCCAGGTGCTCGCTGACGAGAACGCTGGTGGCTGGGTGCCTCCTTGCTTCATGTGGATCGCCGATGAGACCATCGTGGATGCCATCACTGATGTTGCCGA TGTCATTATGTCTACCGGGCTCATGACTCTCGTGGATGACTGCATCAAGGAGCGATGGCAGACCAAGAAGGTCCACCACATTCCCGTTCCCTTGATTCACAAGACGGTCAGCTTTGAGAACATCAACCCCAGGGCTATCATGCAGAGCATTTTCGGCCGGCGGCACTCCCACTCAAGTGACCGCCCGCCCTCGGCACCATCGAGCCCTCTGCGATTCGCGAATCCCGTGCCGGTCTACTAG